One stretch of Clavibacter californiensis DNA includes these proteins:
- the leuA gene encoding 2-isopropylmalate synthase — protein sequence MKSTQTPSGMPVHKYRPYHEQIAVDLPDRTWPARRITEAPRWCAVDLRDGNQALIDPMSPERKRIMFDLLVRMGYKEIEVGFPSASQTDFDFVRSLIEDDAIPDDVTIQVLTQAREHLIARTYESLRGAKQAIVHLYNSTSVLQRDVVFRTDKQGIIDIALEGARLCKRYEETIPEVDVYYEYSPESYTGTELEFAAEICNRVVEVFDPTPERKVILNLPATVEMATPNVYADSIEWMCRHIDRRDEVLVSLHPHNDRGTAVAAAELGYMAGADRIEGCLFGNGERTGNVDLVALGINLFTQGIDPEIDFSDLDGIKRTAEHCNQLAVPERSPWAGDLVYTAFSGSHQDAIKKGFEAMAVDAAAQGVTVDEIPWAVPYLPVDPQDLGRSYEAVIRVNSQSGKGGVAYLLKADHSLDLPRRLQIEFSGVVQATTDAEGGEVTSAQIWSIFQDEYLPAPLDRAEEKWGRFELTSTRTSSDMGGSVSLDVELRDGDEVRAASASGNGPIAAFLQVLADQGVDVRLLDYVEHALSASGDALAASYVELEVEGVRLWGVGIDEDSSTASLEAIVSGVNRAIRRTVREPELAAV from the coding sequence ATGAAGAGCACGCAGACCCCCAGCGGGATGCCCGTCCACAAGTACCGCCCGTACCACGAGCAGATCGCCGTCGACCTGCCCGACCGCACCTGGCCCGCCCGCCGGATCACCGAGGCGCCGCGCTGGTGCGCGGTCGACCTCCGCGACGGCAACCAGGCGCTCATCGACCCGATGAGCCCCGAGCGCAAGCGGATCATGTTCGACCTGCTGGTGCGCATGGGCTACAAGGAGATCGAGGTCGGCTTCCCGTCGGCGAGCCAGACCGACTTCGACTTCGTCCGCAGCCTCATCGAGGACGACGCGATCCCGGACGACGTCACCATCCAGGTCCTCACGCAGGCGCGCGAGCACCTCATCGCCCGCACCTACGAGTCGCTGCGCGGCGCGAAGCAGGCCATCGTGCACCTCTACAACTCGACGAGCGTGCTGCAGCGCGACGTCGTGTTCCGCACCGACAAGCAGGGCATCATCGACATCGCGCTCGAGGGCGCGCGCCTCTGCAAGCGGTACGAGGAGACGATCCCCGAGGTCGACGTCTACTACGAGTACTCGCCCGAGAGCTACACGGGCACCGAGCTCGAGTTCGCGGCGGAGATCTGCAACCGCGTCGTCGAGGTCTTCGACCCGACCCCCGAGCGCAAGGTCATCCTCAACCTCCCCGCGACCGTCGAGATGGCGACGCCGAACGTCTACGCCGACTCGATCGAGTGGATGTGCCGCCACATCGACCGCCGCGACGAGGTCCTCGTCTCGCTGCACCCGCACAACGACCGCGGCACGGCCGTCGCCGCCGCGGAGCTCGGGTACATGGCCGGCGCCGACCGCATCGAGGGGTGCCTCTTCGGCAACGGGGAGCGCACCGGCAATGTCGACCTCGTCGCGCTCGGGATCAACCTGTTCACGCAGGGCATCGACCCCGAGATCGACTTCAGCGACCTCGACGGGATCAAGCGCACGGCCGAGCACTGCAACCAGCTGGCCGTGCCCGAGCGGAGCCCCTGGGCGGGCGACCTCGTCTACACGGCGTTCAGCGGTTCCCACCAGGACGCCATCAAGAAGGGGTTCGAGGCCATGGCCGTCGACGCCGCCGCGCAGGGCGTCACGGTGGACGAGATCCCGTGGGCCGTGCCGTACCTGCCGGTGGACCCGCAGGACCTCGGCCGCTCCTACGAGGCCGTCATCCGCGTCAACTCGCAGTCGGGCAAGGGCGGCGTCGCGTACCTGCTGAAGGCCGACCACTCGCTCGACCTGCCGCGACGCCTGCAGATCGAGTTCTCCGGCGTCGTGCAGGCCACGACCGACGCCGAGGGCGGCGAGGTCACGAGCGCGCAGATCTGGTCGATCTTCCAGGACGAGTACCTCCCCGCGCCGCTCGACCGCGCCGAGGAGAAGTGGGGCCGCTTCGAGCTGACCTCCACGCGCACGTCGAGCGACATGGGCGGATCTGTGTCCCTCGACGTCGAGCTCCGCGACGGCGACGAGGTGCGCGCGGCGTCCGCGTCCGGCAACGGGCCGATCGCCGCGTTCCTGCAGGTGCTGGCCGACCAGGGCGTCGACGTGCGCCTCCTCGACTACGTGGAGCACGCGCTCAGCGCGAGCGGCGACGCACTGGCCGCGTCCTACGTGGAGCTCGAGGTCGAGGGCGTGCGCCTCTGGGGCGTCGGCATCGACGAGGACAGCTCGACCGCGTCGCTCGAGGCGATCGTCTCCGGGGTCAACCGGGCGATCCGCCGCACCGTCCGCGAGCCGGAGCTGGCCGCGGTCTGA
- a CDS encoding trimeric intracellular cation channel family protein — translation MDPVPLTIPLWADLLAVSIGSLQGAMFAAGFRDRRLDLLGVAIIGTATGLGGGLLRDVFLNVTPAALSSNWLMLIAVAAALGGMLLERIFTRLDVVITALDALTIGLFCAIGTSKALAAGVPEVPAVFIGVVSAVGGSFVRDLLLNLPIAMMHVGSLYAVAAGVGAVIVVVLAAFGVPMWVAAIVCVAVTATTRLLAVRFGWSLPEQRALSRLRFTALRRPRPRR, via the coding sequence ATGGATCCCGTCCCCCTCACCATCCCGCTCTGGGCGGACCTCCTGGCGGTCAGCATCGGCAGCCTGCAGGGCGCCATGTTCGCGGCGGGCTTCCGCGACCGCCGCCTCGACCTCCTCGGCGTCGCCATCATCGGCACGGCCACCGGCCTCGGCGGCGGGCTCCTCCGCGACGTGTTCCTCAACGTCACCCCGGCGGCGCTCTCCAGCAACTGGCTCATGCTCATCGCGGTCGCCGCGGCCCTCGGCGGCATGCTGCTCGAGCGGATCTTCACGCGCCTCGACGTCGTCATCACCGCCCTCGACGCCCTCACCATCGGCCTGTTCTGCGCCATCGGGACATCGAAGGCTCTGGCCGCGGGGGTGCCGGAGGTGCCCGCCGTCTTCATCGGCGTCGTCTCGGCTGTCGGCGGCTCGTTCGTGCGCGACCTCCTGCTCAACCTGCCCATCGCGATGATGCACGTGGGCTCGCTCTACGCGGTCGCCGCGGGTGTGGGCGCGGTCATCGTCGTCGTGCTCGCCGCGTTCGGCGTTCCCATGTGGGTCGCGGCCATCGTGTGCGTGGCGGTCACGGCCACCACGCGGCTCCTGGCGGTGCGCTTCGGCTGGAGCCTCCCGGAGCAGCGCGCGCTGAGCCGTCTGCGGTTCACGGCGCTGCGCCGGCCGCGTCCGCGGCGCTGA